In Antechinus flavipes isolate AdamAnt ecotype Samford, QLD, Australia chromosome 3, AdamAnt_v2, whole genome shotgun sequence, a genomic segment contains:
- the AKAP17A gene encoding A-kinase anchor protein 17A, protein MAAATIVHDTSEAVELCSLYGLYLKPITKMTISVALPQLKQPGKSISNWEVMERLKGMVQSHQFSTLRISKSTMDFIRFEGEVENKSLVKSFLACLDGKTIKLSGFSDILKVRAAEFKIDFPTRHDWDSFFRDAKDMNETLPGERPDTIHLEGLPCKWFALKESGSEKPNEEVLVKVFETFGEIRNVDIPMLDPYREEMTGRNFHTFSFGGHLNFEAYVQYKEYVGFIKAMNALRGMKLMYKGEDGKAVACNIKVSFDSTKHLSDASIKKRQLERQKLQELEQQREEQKRKEKEAEERQKEEERKQKELEELERERKREEKLRKREQKQKDREVRRNQKKLEKIQAEEQKKLQEKIKLEERKLLLAQRNLQSIRLIAELLSRAKAVKLLEHEQKEEKIRLQQLEERRRLQEAELRRVEEEKERALGLQRKEKELRERLLNILLSKKIDETQQNKEEVVASHSALLQPVIDIIQSVSSSCVTSTSLHSLMGQPTQICQRETLSNQEINFNSKNVNGNLSEEAQCKESKKLNCITSENCSEKKCSSVLSCIPANNQQQKSTSNCDQNISKKDSSFEQDKCNREPSKGKSRSSRDRSTEERHKRDRSKHRRDTSKEDERQRKERRLHRRHSYKDYSPHRRSVSPDRSRYRRSYSRDRYSRRDRSRDRRSVGRKRSRRGRSRSLSKHRSTWSR, encoded by the exons ATGGCGGCTGCTACGATAGTTCATGATACATCTGAAGCAGTTGAACTTTGTAGTTTATATGGATTATACCTCAAGCCAATTACGAAAATGACAATTAGTGTGGCACTTCCACAATTGAAGCAACCTGGAAAATCCATTTCTAATTGGGAAGTGATGGAAAGATTGAAAGGAATGGTACAGAGTCATCAATTTTCTACTCTTCGAATTTCTAAAAGCACTATGGATTTCATCCGTTTTGAAGGAGaagttgaaaataaaagtttggttAAGTCTTTTCTTGCATGTCTTGATGGCAAAACAATAAAGCTTAGTGGTTtctcagatattttaaaagttcgGGCTGCTGAGTTTAAAATAGATTTCCCAACTCGGCATGACTGGGACTCCTTTTTCCGTGATGCAAAAGATATGAATGAGACTCTGCCAGGAGAGAGACCAGACACAATTCATTTGGAAGGACTACCTTGTAAATGGTTTGCATTGAAAGAATCTGGTTCAGAAAAACCAAATGAAGAAGTTCTCGTTAAGGTATTTGAGACATTTGGAGAAATACGGAATGTGGACATCCCAATGTTGGACCCTTATAGAGAAGAAATGACTGGCAGAAATTTTCATACTTTTAGTTTTGGTGGACATTTGAACTTTGAAGCTTATGTTCAGTATAAAGAGTATGTTGGCTTTATTAAAGCTATGAATGCCTTGCGTGGTATGAAACTAATGTATAAAGGTGAAGATGGCAAAGCAGTAGCCTGCAATATAAAG gttTCTTTTGATTCAACTAAACACCTTAGTGATGCCTCAATTAAAAAACGGCAGCTTGAAAGGCAGAAACTTCAAGAACTTGAACAGCAAAGAGAAGAGCAGAAACgtaaagaaaaagaagctgaggaaagacaaaaagaagaggaaag aaaacagaaagaattagaggagttggaaagagaaagaaaacgaGAAGAGAAACTCCgtaaaagagaacaaaaacaaaaagaccgTGAAGTCCGTCGAAATCAGAAAAAACTAGAGAAGATACAAGCAGAAGAGCAGAAAAAATTACAAGAGAAGATAAAATTAGAGGAGAGGAAATTATTGTTGGCTCAAAGAAATCTTCAGTCAATAAGATTAATTGCAGAACTGCTAAGCAGAGCAAAG gCAGTAAAATTACTAGAGCatgaacagaaagaagaaaaaatccgCCTTCAACAACTTGAGGAAAGAAGACGACTTCAGGAGGCTGAACTCAGACgggtagaagaggaaaaagagcgAGCTCTGGGACtccagaggaaagagaaagaattaaggGAGAGGCTATTAAACATTTTGTTGAGCAAGAAAATAGATGAGACACAGCAAAACAAAGAAGAAGTAGTGGCATCTCATTCTGCCCTATTACAACCTGTTATAGATATTATACAATCGGTGTCTTCAAGCTGTGTTACTTCTACCTCCTTGCATTCCCTCATGGGTCAGCCAACTCAGATCTGTCAAAGAGAAACACTATCCAATCAGGAGATTAATTTTAATTCCAAAAATGTGAATGGAAATTTAAGTGAAGAAGCTCAGTGTAAAGAAAGTAAGAAACTTAACTGTATTACAAGTGAAAactgttcagaaaaaaaatgttccagtGTGCTCTCTTGTATTCCTGCCAATAATCAACAACAAAAGAGTACATCTAATTGTGACCAGAATATATCCaaaaaagattcatcttttgAGCAAGACAAATGTAATAGAGAACCAAGTAAGGGAAAGAGCCGATCCAGTAGAGACAGAAGTACTGAAGAAAGACATAAAAGGGATAGGAGCAAGCATAGAAGGGACACGAGCAAAGAGgatgagagacaaagaaaagaaagacgaCTTCATAGAAGACACTCTTACAAAGATTATAGTCCTCACAGAAGAAGTGTAAGCCCTGATAGATCTAGGTACCGAAGGTCCTACAGTAGAGACAGATACAGTAGAAGGGATAGAAGCCGGGATAGAAGAAGTGTAGGTAGGAAGCGCAGTCGAAGAGGGAGATCCAGATCCCTGAGCAAACACAGAAGTACTTGGAGCAGGTAG